A genomic segment from Methanolobus zinderi encodes:
- a CDS encoding FeoA family protein: protein MSEITLDTLMPGDLARITKVRVKGPARRKLFDMGMVAGSEVELIRKAPLGDPLEFRIKGYNLSIRKDEAKQIFVHLIE from the coding sequence ATGTCCGAGATCACACTTGATACCCTAATGCCCGGAGATCTGGCCAGAATTACCAAGGTACGGGTAAAGGGGCCTGCCAGGAGAAAGTTATTTGATATGGGGATGGTTGCGGGTTCGGAGGTAGAGCTCATAAGAAAAGCCCCGCTGGGAGACCCACTCGAATTCAGGATAAAAGGGTATAACCTTTCAATAAGGAAAGACGAAGCAAAACAGATCTTCGTTCATTTAATAGAATAG
- a CDS encoding metal-dependent transcriptional regulator produces MTTERVEDYLKAIEKVIEKKGYAQVKDISRELELSSPSVTGMFKKLTKLGYINYEKYGGVTLTPEGEKIAKCTMEKHGVIRDFLEILGVEEETADQDACKIEHVLAPETFEVLTKFVEFIDRREEWPYWLDHFRHYYTTGEYIECTPAAKDSCPLHGKKTKTT; encoded by the coding sequence ATGACAACAGAAAGAGTTGAAGATTACCTGAAGGCGATAGAAAAGGTGATCGAGAAAAAAGGTTATGCCCAGGTAAAAGATATATCAAGAGAGCTTGAACTGAGCTCTCCAAGTGTTACAGGAATGTTTAAGAAGCTTACCAAACTCGGCTACATAAACTACGAGAAGTATGGCGGAGTCACATTAACACCCGAAGGAGAAAAAATTGCCAAATGCACCATGGAAAAACATGGTGTGATAAGGGATTTCCTTGAGATACTGGGAGTTGAGGAAGAGACGGCAGATCAGGATGCATGTAAGATCGAACATGTTCTTGCCCCCGAGACCTTCGAGGTTCTTACAAAGTTTGTTGAATTCATTGACAGAAGGGAAGAGTGGCCATACTGGCTGGACCATTTCAGGCATTACTACACTACGGGCGAATATATCGAGTGCACCCCCGCAGCAAAGGATAGCTGCCCCCTGCATGGAAAAAAGACAAAGACTACATGA
- a CDS encoding helix-turn-helix transcriptional regulator: protein MKDILLLLRNGKRDIWDILATFDVNRQALFPQIRMMEEWNLISVSEGSCQLTVMGRMISEKMIPLINTLELLSAMGKYNMDFIPSHLLTKMSDIGPCTVFNPSPLEICEANKEFQTSSVESKSVMGMTTFLFPNFRDIFSEYMERDISVSVIITGELFNKLKKERSGDLKWLLGYSNMEMYRYDNNIDLISFTLNDYGIMLRLLSNSDQIKYDYKHILLQSPGALSWGRELFDYYRNKSVLITDI from the coding sequence GTGAAAGATATACTTCTGTTGTTAAGAAATGGCAAAAGGGATATTTGGGACATATTAGCAACTTTCGATGTCAATAGGCAGGCTCTTTTTCCCCAGATCAGGATGATGGAAGAGTGGAACCTTATTTCAGTAAGCGAAGGTTCATGTCAATTAACAGTAATGGGCAGGATGATAAGCGAAAAAATGATCCCATTGATCAATACGCTTGAACTGTTAAGTGCTATGGGCAAATATAACATGGATTTTATTCCTTCGCATCTCTTAACAAAGATGAGTGATATTGGTCCGTGCACTGTTTTTAACCCCTCACCTCTTGAAATCTGTGAAGCAAATAAAGAGTTTCAAACAAGCTCGGTAGAATCAAAATCCGTTATGGGTATGACCACTTTTTTATTCCCGAATTTCAGGGATATATTTTCAGAGTATATGGAAAGGGATATATCAGTTTCCGTAATAATTACCGGTGAACTTTTCAATAAGCTGAAAAAGGAGAGGTCCGGGGACTTAAAATGGCTTCTTGGCTACAGTAATATGGAAATGTATCGCTATGATAATAATATCGACCTGATTTCTTTTACGCTGAATGATTACGGTATAATGCTAAGATTACTTTCCAACTCTGACCAGATCAAATATGACTATAAACACATACTTTTGCAAAGCCCCGGTGCACTGAGCTGGGGAAGGGAGTTGTTTGACTACTATAGGAATAAGTCAGTACTGATTACTGATATATGA
- a CDS encoding pyridoxal phosphate-dependent aminotransferase: MKISLSDKIVNMPPFHVMEILERAQELEREGRKIIHLEIGEPDFPTAAHICEAATEAMCAGNTKYTHSQGLIELREAIVEKYKSQFGVDIIPEQVIISSGTSPAMLLLFMALLNPGDEVIMSNPHYACYPNFVRAVNGVPAFVYTDRDDGFVLHAEAVMEKINEKTKAILINSPSNPTGQVLSPGTLQDLADVAGNVPIISDEIYQGLVYEGEDHTILEYTENAFVLNGFSKLYAMTGWRLGYLITPKEYIRTLQKMQQNFFISTNAFVQYAGIAALRGPQDTVREMVSTYDKRRRYLLQRIKETGMEVKSEPKGAYYILADARKFGENSLELSQRILEDIGVAVTPGIDFGDGAEGYLRFSYANSLENIKEGMDRLQEYLASNR, encoded by the coding sequence ATGAAAATCAGTCTGTCAGACAAGATTGTTAATATGCCGCCATTCCATGTCATGGAAATACTGGAAAGGGCACAGGAACTTGAAAGAGAAGGAAGGAAAATCATCCACCTTGAGATAGGAGAACCCGATTTTCCCACTGCAGCACATATTTGTGAAGCCGCAACTGAGGCTATGTGTGCGGGCAACACGAAATACACTCACAGCCAGGGCCTGATCGAACTCAGGGAAGCCATAGTTGAAAAATATAAATCTCAATTCGGTGTGGACATCATTCCCGAACAGGTAATAATTTCTTCCGGAACCAGCCCTGCAATGCTTCTACTGTTCATGGCGCTTTTGAACCCCGGGGACGAGGTGATAATGTCAAATCCCCATTATGCATGTTATCCCAATTTTGTAAGGGCAGTGAACGGAGTTCCCGCTTTTGTTTATACCGACAGGGATGATGGATTTGTACTGCACGCTGAAGCTGTCATGGAAAAGATCAATGAAAAGACAAAAGCGATACTCATCAATTCACCATCAAACCCCACAGGTCAGGTACTGAGCCCCGGAACTTTACAGGATCTTGCGGACGTCGCAGGCAATGTCCCGATAATCTCGGACGAGATATATCAGGGACTTGTGTACGAAGGTGAGGACCACACCATTCTGGAATACACGGAAAATGCTTTTGTACTGAACGGTTTTTCGAAGCTATATGCAATGACCGGATGGAGATTGGGTTACCTGATAACCCCGAAAGAATACATAAGGACCCTGCAGAAAATGCAGCAGAACTTTTTCATATCCACGAACGCATTCGTGCAATATGCCGGAATTGCAGCCCTGCGAGGACCCCAGGATACTGTGAGAGAAATGGTCTCAACATATGACAAAAGACGTCGTTACCTCTTACAGAGAATAAAAGAAACGGGCATGGAAGTAAAGAGCGAACCAAAGGGTGCCTATTACATACTTGCTGATGCACGCAAGTTCGGAGAGAATTCCCTGGAGCTCAGTCAGAGGATACTCGAGGACATTGGTGTTGCAGTTACACCTGGAATTGATTTTGGAGACGGTGCCGAAGGCTATCTGCGCTTTTCTTACGCAAACAGTCTCGAAAACATAAAAGAAGGCATGGACAGACTACAGGAATATCTGGCTTCCAACAGATGA
- a CDS encoding mechanosensitive ion channel family protein, with the protein MANPSVTSSVYDLTGETINFLPTLLAVIILIIVGWIAGRALGKIGASVLDRIGLDDLIEKTSLGAMFDRSQVTVVEFFDAAIRWFVYIVFAVIIIDLLQIQIVADFITTIILYIPIILSALLVLIIGLLVVDFLADLIENIIVASGVDERLESTSYGSAMKSSGVTFSSLTAWIFKLFGYLVFIVAALDILNLPMIAVVIGEILAYLPNLFAGLLILVVGLLAIDLFADYIGSMMKTMDVEGSDIWIPALRGFLALIVVLLALDTLLIDTSIFYILLEPLAWGIAIVVAFRWGIKEAIVAYARERK; encoded by the coding sequence ATGGCAAATCCATCGGTAACGAGTAGTGTATACGATTTAACGGGTGAAACTATCAATTTTCTCCCGACTTTACTGGCAGTAATAATACTGATCATCGTTGGCTGGATAGCGGGAAGAGCACTTGGTAAAATTGGAGCAAGTGTCCTTGACAGGATAGGACTTGATGATCTTATAGAGAAAACATCACTGGGAGCGATGTTTGACAGATCGCAGGTTACTGTAGTAGAATTCTTTGATGCAGCCATAAGATGGTTTGTTTATATTGTTTTCGCGGTTATTATTATTGACCTTTTGCAGATACAGATAGTAGCGGATTTCATCACAACGATAATTCTCTATATCCCGATCATACTCTCAGCATTGTTAGTCCTGATAATAGGTTTGCTTGTGGTTGATTTCCTCGCAGACCTGATAGAGAATATAATTGTCGCATCAGGAGTTGACGAACGTCTTGAGAGTACAAGTTACGGAAGTGCGATGAAGTCAAGCGGAGTCACTTTTTCCAGCTTGACAGCCTGGATCTTCAAGCTTTTCGGATATCTTGTATTCATTGTTGCCGCACTTGACATCCTCAACCTGCCAATGATAGCAGTGGTTATCGGAGAGATACTGGCATATCTTCCGAACCTGTTCGCAGGATTGCTCATACTTGTAGTAGGACTTCTTGCGATAGATCTCTTTGCAGACTATATCGGCAGTATGATGAAGACAATGGACGTTGAAGGCAGCGATATATGGATTCCCGCGCTCAGAGGTTTCCTGGCGCTGATAGTGGTCCTGCTTGCCCTTGACACATTGCTGATCGACACAAGTATATTCTATATACTTCTCGAACCGCTAGCATGGGGTATTGCGATTGTGGTTGCCTTCCGCTGGGGCATAAAGGAAGCCATAGTTGCTTACGCCAGAGAAAGGAAATAA
- a CDS encoding HD domain-containing protein: MEKDNYQYFRKWFSQYVRSFYSDDPYIAQNIELKEDHSLRVCQNASLICGSEQLPDDELYLAMTIALFHDIGRFEQFQKYRTFKDSESENHALLGVNILRFEKVLSPLPSEEQEIICTAISHHNAKKLPQNLDRECLFHCRLVRDADKLDILKVLDDHYSMKDKSPNPALELGLPDIPEYSHYMVDDILNNRISSTAGVRTCNDLRLARLAWVFDMHFPETFRLVAEKGYIERTIAQLPQDPDIRRVRDHLNSCIDSVLSGKD; encoded by the coding sequence ATGGAAAAAGATAACTATCAGTATTTCAGGAAATGGTTTTCGCAATATGTAAGGTCCTTTTATTCGGACGACCCTTACATTGCACAGAACATAGAACTCAAGGAAGATCATAGTCTGAGGGTCTGTCAGAATGCTTCCTTGATCTGCGGATCAGAACAACTGCCGGATGATGAGCTGTATCTTGCAATGACAATCGCACTTTTCCATGACATCGGTCGCTTCGAGCAATTTCAGAAATATCGTACATTCAAGGACTCGGAATCCGAGAACCATGCCCTTCTGGGTGTAAATATATTGAGATTTGAGAAAGTTCTTTCCCCCCTGCCTTCAGAAGAGCAGGAGATTATCTGTACAGCTATATCCCATCACAATGCCAAAAAGCTCCCACAGAATTTGGATCGTGAGTGCCTCTTCCATTGTAGGCTTGTCAGGGATGCGGATAAGCTGGATATTCTGAAGGTCCTGGACGACCATTATTCCATGAAAGATAAATCGCCGAACCCTGCACTGGAATTGGGTTTGCCGGATATTCCGGAATACTCCCACTATATGGTCGATGATATACTCAATAACAGGATCTCAAGCACTGCAGGTGTCAGGACCTGCAACGATTTAAGGCTCGCAAGGCTTGCCTGGGTCTTTGACATGCACTTCCCTGAGACGTTTCGTCTTGTTGCGGAAAAAGGGTATATTGAAAGAACAATTGCTCAACTGCCACAGGACCCTGATATCCGGAGAGTACGTGATCATCTGAATAGCTGTATTGACAGCGTGCTCTCCGGGAAGGATTAA
- a CDS encoding c-type cytochrome has translation MNKFERYFFALLGLVIVILLVWVISMMNNPAPGYTDYMPGYNQPGGMMGQGGIRDPDTVYPYEEPGNNAQFDSNGEMIYYTGYNESGQRIPFSYGPNWLYVHGGSCVNCHGVNGEGGVPIMMAYELPADIRYDSLTSEEHEAEEGEEHPPYTDETIKRAIREGVDPTGEELDPVMPRWHMTEGDLNDTVDYLKQL, from the coding sequence GTGAATAAATTCGAAAGATATTTCTTTGCACTTCTGGGGCTTGTCATAGTCATACTTCTGGTATGGGTAATTAGTATGATGAATAACCCCGCACCGGGCTATACGGACTATATGCCGGGCTATAATCAGCCCGGAGGAATGATGGGTCAGGGTGGGATCAGAGATCCTGACACTGTCTATCCATATGAAGAGCCGGGTAATAATGCACAGTTTGACTCAAATGGTGAAATGATATACTATACAGGGTACAATGAAAGCGGACAGCGTATCCCATTCTCATACGGTCCGAACTGGCTTTATGTTCATGGTGGAAGCTGTGTAAACTGTCATGGAGTAAACGGTGAAGGCGGCGTTCCTATCATGATGGCCTATGAACTGCCGGCAGACATAAGATATGATTCGCTTACATCTGAAGAACATGAAGCAGAAGAAGGTGAAGAGCATCCTCCTTATACTGATGAGACCATCAAAAGAGCCATAAGAGAAGGTGTTGATCCTACAGGAGAAGAACTGGATCCTGTGATGCCAAGGTGGCATATGACCGAAGGGGACCTTAACGATACTGTAGATTACTTGAAGCAGTTGTAA
- a CDS encoding PAS domain-containing hybrid sensor histidine kinase/response regulator, protein MDERVVKITGTLQDITARKEAEKAHIESEERFKALHNASFGGIFIHKDNIIIDCNQGLSEMTGYTVEELIGMDGLLLTAKAYREKVVGNINAGYEKPYELMGRRKDGSEYPVYVHAKVIPYKGRKVRAVEFRDITEQKKAEEKLREYADELKLKNIELDKALIKAEDATKAKSDFLANMSHEIRTPMNGIIGMTNLLLDTKLTEQQKHYVDTVNKSGEALLEIINDILDISKIEAGKLTLEKLDVNLNDILEEMEPILSVKAHEKGLKLRYVTDPDVPSYIKADPVRLKQILINLGGNAIKFTHEGEIVIRVSQKSETESDVTLHFSVKDTGIGIPDDKKSLLFKKFSQVDTSTTRNYGGTGLGLAISRQLVEMMGGSMGVESEENKGSEFWFIVNFEKHSVSGLKDKVAQETQDSTNNDGAKIHNADMRILLVEDNIINQKVAQSILSKLGLDADIANNGIEAIKILERKDHDLVFMDVQMPDMDGFEATRIIRNPNSAVRKHDIPVIAMTAHAMEGDRERCLEAGMDDYISKPIEIEALTGLLNRYSVKSSEKNHIDDTSSEKKNAFESLPVFDSEAFMERVLNDVKIARYIIGIFLENAPKMITSLKDSVEKEDIGSISSCAHSLKGSSANLGGVALSGLANEIEAAVKADNIENIRAMVPEVERHFELLVAELKGFEAEHR, encoded by the coding sequence GTGGATGAGAGGGTCGTTAAGATAACAGGTACATTGCAGGATATAACAGCGCGCAAAGAAGCCGAAAAAGCACATATTGAAAGTGAAGAACGGTTTAAAGCACTACACAACGCCTCTTTTGGTGGAATTTTCATCCACAAAGACAATATCATAATTGACTGCAACCAGGGACTTTCAGAAATGACCGGCTACACGGTTGAGGAATTGATCGGGATGGACGGACTGCTGCTTACAGCCAAAGCGTACAGAGAGAAAGTAGTGGGCAATATTAATGCAGGTTATGAGAAGCCATACGAGTTGATGGGGCGTCGAAAAGATGGAAGTGAGTATCCGGTTTATGTACATGCAAAAGTTATTCCATATAAAGGAAGGAAGGTCAGAGCTGTTGAGTTCAGAGACATTACAGAGCAGAAGAAAGCAGAAGAAAAACTGCGTGAGTATGCTGATGAACTAAAGTTAAAAAACATTGAACTTGACAAAGCCCTGATAAAGGCAGAAGATGCCACAAAAGCAAAAAGTGATTTCCTTGCCAATATGTCACATGAGATACGCACACCAATGAACGGCATTATCGGAATGACGAACCTGCTCCTTGATACAAAACTTACCGAGCAGCAGAAACACTATGTTGATACCGTGAATAAAAGTGGTGAGGCACTACTCGAGATCATCAATGACATACTTGATATCTCCAAAATAGAGGCAGGTAAGCTGACTCTTGAAAAACTGGATGTTAATTTGAATGATATCCTGGAAGAAATGGAACCCATATTGTCTGTAAAAGCTCATGAAAAAGGACTTAAACTCAGATACGTGACAGATCCCGACGTACCATCTTACATCAAAGCTGACCCTGTAAGACTGAAACAAATACTGATAAACCTGGGCGGAAATGCCATCAAATTCACCCATGAAGGCGAAATTGTCATCCGGGTGAGCCAAAAATCCGAAACTGAATCAGATGTAACATTGCACTTTTCTGTAAAAGATACTGGCATTGGAATTCCTGATGACAAAAAGAGCCTGCTTTTCAAAAAATTCAGCCAGGTTGACACATCAACAACACGCAATTACGGAGGTACAGGACTTGGACTTGCAATCTCCAGGCAGCTTGTGGAGATGATGGGAGGCAGCATGGGTGTTGAAAGTGAGGAGAACAAGGGGTCTGAGTTCTGGTTTATTGTGAATTTTGAAAAGCATTCAGTATCCGGATTAAAAGATAAAGTGGCACAGGAAACACAGGATTCCACAAATAATGATGGCGCTAAAATACACAATGCTGATATGAGGATCCTGCTGGTTGAGGATAACATCATAAATCAGAAAGTTGCACAGAGTATCCTGAGTAAACTCGGACTTGACGCAGACATTGCAAATAATGGCATAGAAGCAATAAAGATACTTGAAAGAAAAGACCATGACCTTGTTTTTATGGACGTACAGATGCCAGATATGGACGGTTTCGAAGCTACCCGAATAATAAGAAACCCCAATTCTGCAGTCCGCAAACATGATATTCCTGTCATCGCAATGACCGCACATGCAATGGAAGGAGACAGAGAGCGCTGTCTCGAAGCAGGTATGGATGACTACATCTCAAAACCAATTGAGATTGAGGCACTTACCGGACTGCTGAACAGATATTCAGTAAAATCAAGTGAAAAAAACCATATTGATGATACATCTTCTGAAAAGAAGAATGCCTTTGAAAGTTTGCCGGTATTTGACAGCGAGGCATTCATGGAAAGAGTGCTGAATGATGTGAAGATAGCCAGATATATAATTGGGATCTTCCTGGAAAATGCGCCCAAAATGATTACTAGTTTAAAGGATTCTGTGGAGAAGGAAGACATAGGTAGTATCAGCAGCTGCGCACATTCCCTGAAAGGTTCTTCTGCAAACCTTGGAGGAGTGGCTCTGAGTGGTCTTGCCAATGAAATAGAAGCAGCAGTAAAAGCAGATAATATCGAGAACATAAGGGCCATGGTGCCAGAAGTAGAAAGGCATTTTGAATTGCTTGTGGCGGAACTGAAGGGCTTTGAAGCTGAGCACAGATAG
- a CDS encoding ISH3 family transposase: protein MSFLASNSRTNSKLELRPKQCIDAVLKPLIDNIDIKINGQLSSKDLFNTAICMAVDKSSVHSASKHYQEIPCETSLRYHLRKLSLDELIQVNQSILLQGSVSTLKPEKKYEFAIDFTSDPYYGKVDSSNEDYVIRSQAKKSTNSFYSYVSLSIINKNERYTLAVIPVERNKTKVDYLTYFIDLIDELDFNIKVLCLDREFYSVDVFEFLQNKDIPHITPVIRRGKEIKQLLKGRKARSAEYVMKNAQKKEVHLDIVIDVKYLKGKRGKYGCENLAFVVYGIKWSQRKVSNVYRRRFAIESSYRMRNIVKPRTSTKDVTFRYFFTLISFLLRNAWLCLQKKHFTIVKTGPLTIDEDKFRFARFILFVEEWLRRKLRIQLVIQCLR, encoded by the coding sequence ATGTCATTTCTAGCATCCAATTCACGAACCAATTCTAAACTTGAATTAAGACCAAAACAATGTATTGATGCTGTTCTGAAACCACTTATAGATAATATCGATATCAAGATAAACGGTCAACTTAGCTCTAAAGATCTATTTAACACTGCCATATGTATGGCAGTGGATAAAAGTTCAGTTCATTCTGCGTCAAAACACTATCAAGAGATTCCATGTGAAACATCTTTAAGGTATCATCTCAGGAAACTAAGTCTTGATGAACTTATCCAGGTAAATCAGAGCATTCTTCTTCAAGGTTCTGTCAGTACTCTAAAACCAGAGAAAAAGTATGAGTTTGCTATCGATTTTACAAGTGATCCATATTATGGAAAAGTTGATTCATCCAATGAAGACTACGTGATACGTAGTCAGGCCAAGAAATCCACTAACTCTTTTTATTCATATGTATCACTGTCTATCATAAACAAGAACGAGAGATATACTCTTGCAGTTATTCCTGTTGAAAGGAATAAAACAAAGGTTGACTACCTCACTTATTTCATAGATCTTATCGATGAACTGGATTTCAATATCAAGGTGCTTTGTCTGGATCGAGAGTTCTATTCAGTTGATGTGTTTGAGTTCTTACAGAACAAAGATATCCCTCACATTACACCAGTAATAAGAAGGGGAAAAGAAATCAAGCAACTGCTTAAAGGGAGAAAAGCAAGGTCTGCTGAATATGTAATGAAGAATGCTCAAAAGAAAGAAGTTCATCTGGATATTGTAATTGATGTGAAGTATCTGAAAGGTAAAAGAGGCAAATATGGGTGTGAAAACCTTGCTTTTGTTGTTTATGGAATTAAATGGTCTCAAAGGAAGGTTAGTAACGTCTACAGAAGACGGTTTGCTATCGAGTCATCATATAGGATGAGAAATATCGTTAAACCAAGAACATCAACAAAAGATGTAACTTTCAGATACTTCTTTACACTAATATCGTTCCTGCTGAGAAATGCATGGCTATGTCTCCAGAAAAAACATTTCACAATAGTAAAAACAGGTCCTCTAACCATTGATGAGGACAAGTTCAGGTTTGCAAGATTTATTCTGTTTGTTGAAGAGTGGCTTAGGAGAAAGTTAAGAATTCAGTTAGTAATACAGTGTTTAAGGTAA
- a CDS encoding PstS family phosphate ABC transporter substrate-binding protein yields MNRKILITVILTVFIVALLSGCVDRSESETQITSSSDTQTPAAEEPEGTIRISGAFALYPMMLKWGEEYQKLHPKVKFDISAGGAGKGMADTLGGLVDIGMVSREITPEEEEKGAYWIAITKDAVVPTVNSNNPAVTQLKENGLKRDVFEQIYINGTIKTWGQATGDTGNNDKINVYTRSDAAGAPATWAKYLGNYKQEDLKGVGVNGDPGLAEAVRQDKLGIGYNNINFAYDPNTRKPVEGIEIIPLDLNGNGKIDTDEDFYGTLDELVEAIGNDQFPSPPARDLNLVTKGKPTGIVDDFIKWTLTDGQKFISESGYIVLPQDQINEGIEKVD; encoded by the coding sequence ATGAATAGAAAAATTCTCATAACTGTTATACTTACGGTTTTCATTGTAGCATTGTTATCCGGATGCGTTGACAGGTCTGAATCCGAAACCCAGATTACATCTTCGAGCGATACACAGACACCAGCAGCGGAAGAACCTGAAGGTACAATACGTATCTCAGGTGCTTTTGCTCTGTATCCTATGATGCTCAAATGGGGAGAGGAATACCAAAAACTGCATCCGAAAGTGAAGTTTGACATCAGCGCCGGAGGAGCGGGCAAAGGTATGGCTGATACTCTGGGAGGGCTTGTGGATATCGGCATGGTCTCAAGAGAAATTACACCTGAAGAAGAGGAAAAAGGTGCATACTGGATAGCAATAACAAAAGATGCCGTTGTGCCAACAGTCAATAGTAATAATCCTGCAGTTACACAACTTAAGGAAAATGGACTAAAAAGAGATGTGTTTGAGCAAATATACATCAATGGTACCATAAAAACATGGGGACAGGCGACAGGGGATACGGGCAACAATGACAAGATCAACGTATACACTCGCTCGGATGCCGCAGGTGCACCTGCAACATGGGCAAAATACTTGGGCAACTATAAGCAGGAAGACCTTAAGGGTGTTGGTGTGAATGGTGATCCGGGACTTGCCGAAGCTGTTAGGCAGGACAAATTGGGAATCGGTTATAACAACATTAACTTTGCATATGATCCAAACACACGAAAACCTGTAGAAGGTATCGAGATAATACCTCTTGATCTGAATGGGAACGGCAAGATCGATACTGATGAGGACTTCTACGGAACACTGGATGAGCTAGTAGAAGCTATCGGGAATGACCAGTTTCCTTCACCGCCTGCAAGAGATCTGAACCTCGTAACAAAAGGCAAACCAACCGGTATTGTGGATGATTTCATCAAATGGACACTCACTGACGGACAGAAGTTCATTTCTGAATCAGGGTACATCGTTCTTCCACAGGATCAGATAAACGAGGGAATAGAAAAAGTCGATTAA
- the pstC gene encoding phosphate ABC transporter permease subunit PstC, which translates to MNIRRLKDSISSRMMLAMTAFACLLFFFMLTSLYYRASPILSTVPIYDLLFSKEWSPYSGKFGFFPFILGTLWVTVLALAIAVPVSLLSSIYLSEYADKGLRTAVNPLIDLLAGIPSVVYGLWGVLAVVPFIKNTLAPALDVETVGGYSVLAGGIVLSIMVFPIIISVTNEVIRSVPQDLREVSLSVGATKWQTIKYVVLRKAKPGIFAAIVLGFSRAFGETMAVLMVVGNVSRVPSSIFDPAYPLPALIANTFGEMMSVPLYDSAILLAALMLFIVVLVFNIFARMVLIKIEKGVI; encoded by the coding sequence ATGAACATCAGAAGACTCAAGGACAGTATTTCAAGCAGGATGATGCTCGCAATGACAGCATTTGCCTGCCTGCTGTTCTTTTTCATGCTTACTAGCCTTTATTACAGAGCAAGTCCCATATTATCGACAGTACCTATCTACGATCTCCTGTTCTCAAAAGAATGGAGCCCTTATTCAGGAAAGTTTGGTTTCTTTCCGTTTATCCTGGGGACACTGTGGGTTACAGTACTTGCTCTTGCAATTGCAGTACCTGTAAGCCTGTTAAGCTCAATATACCTTTCAGAATATGCAGATAAAGGTCTGAGGACTGCTGTCAATCCTCTGATTGATCTGCTTGCAGGAATCCCTTCGGTTGTATACGGTCTCTGGGGTGTGCTCGCAGTAGTACCTTTCATTAAAAATACCCTTGCTCCTGCCCTTGACGTGGAAACCGTAGGAGGGTACAGTGTCCTTGCAGGAGGAATTGTGCTTTCGATTATGGTATTCCCAATAATTATTTCGGTTACAAATGAAGTTATAAGAAGCGTTCCCCAGGATTTGAGAGAAGTTTCCCTATCCGTCGGTGCTACAAAGTGGCAGACCATCAAATATGTAGTTCTGAGGAAGGCAAAACCCGGGATATTTGCGGCAATAGTTCTTGGTTTTTCAAGAGCGTTTGGTGAGACAATGGCTGTGCTTATGGTTGTAGGAAACGTATCCAGAGTACCTTCATCAATTTTTGATCCGGCTTATCCCCTTCCCGCTCTTATCGCAAATACTTTCGGTGAAATGATGTCTGTCCCTCTCTACGATTCAGCGATACTGCTTGCGGCATTGATGCTTTTTATCGTTGTATTGGTATTCAATATCTTTGCAAGGATGGTACTTATTAAAATAGAAAAGGGTGTTATTTAG